The genomic region TTGACAGGAAGGAAATCTCCGCTCAATCTTTACCTACCTACCTACCTACCTACCTACCTACCTACCTACCTACCTACCTACCAACTGACAGGCAGGTAAATCTGGCATGACTACTTCACAGCAACGTGTTGACGCTCCCACTGTTTCCCCGATGAAAATCTACGACTGGTTCGACGGACCGTACCCAGCCCGAGTGCGCATTGCGCTCGCGGAAAAAGGGCTATTGCCGACGATTGAATTCGTATCGGTGAATCTCTGGACCGGCGAGCACAAGGAACCGGAGTTCCTTGCCATCAACTACTCAGGCACGCTCCCTGTGCTTGAACTCGAAGATGGAACGCGGATCGCAGAATGCACCGCCATTACCCAGTATCTGGACAGCCTGGACGGCAAGCCGACGCTGACGGGCGAGACGCCTCTGGAGAAGGGGCTCATCCACATGATGACCAAACGCGCCGAAATCGAGTTCCTGGATGCCGTGAGTGTCTATTTCCATCACGCCACTCCCGGTCTGGGGCCGAAAGTCGA from Pseudomonas asplenii harbors:
- a CDS encoding glutathione S-transferase, with product MTTSQQRVDAPTVSPMKIYDWFDGPYPARVRIALAEKGLLPTIEFVSVNLWTGEHKEPEFLAINYSGTLPVLELEDGTRIAECTAITQYLDSLDGKPTLTGETPLEKGLIHMMTKRAEIEFLDAVSVYFHHATPGLGPKVELYQNAEWGAKMGEKAIRGMGYFDNLLKDQPFVAGDKFSMADIAVLGGMIFASLVKLPVPEEYVALRAWHAKMQERPSVQTWRALVEQGAPKNQ